One window of Solwaraspora sp. WMMA2056 genomic DNA carries:
- a CDS encoding thioredoxin domain-containing protein, with translation MGKQSRDRARALREAQAAIAAQRGRRRRWAYAVGGVVIAALVVAIAVTVVDAMGRKPGGVATDADAAQRPSSATAAGSLTIGDPAAPVELEVFLDYMCPFCGRFERANGDDVARLVAQGTVRLQLYPLSFLDEASAGSEYSTRAANAVATVADRAPEQLLAFHQALFEQQPAEGTEGLSDDAIAALARDVGVPAAVVATFDDRRFVSWTAAATEQAFASGISGTPTVRIDGTTFTGDLYTAGTLTRALTAAAAGPQ, from the coding sequence GTGGGCAAGCAGAGCCGGGACAGGGCGCGCGCACTGCGCGAGGCGCAGGCCGCTATCGCCGCGCAGCGCGGTCGCAGGCGGCGGTGGGCGTACGCGGTCGGCGGTGTGGTGATCGCCGCGCTGGTCGTGGCGATCGCGGTGACGGTCGTCGACGCGATGGGCCGAAAGCCCGGCGGCGTCGCGACGGATGCGGATGCGGCGCAGCGGCCGTCGTCGGCCACCGCAGCCGGTTCGCTCACCATCGGGGACCCGGCGGCCCCGGTGGAACTCGAGGTGTTCCTCGACTACATGTGTCCCTTCTGCGGTCGTTTCGAACGGGCCAACGGAGACGACGTCGCCCGGCTGGTCGCTCAGGGCACCGTCCGCCTGCAGCTGTACCCGCTGTCGTTTCTGGACGAGGCCTCCGCCGGCAGCGAATACTCCACCCGGGCCGCGAACGCGGTGGCGACCGTCGCGGACCGGGCACCCGAGCAACTGCTCGCGTTCCACCAGGCGCTGTTCGAGCAGCAGCCCGCCGAGGGCACCGAAGGACTGTCCGACGACGCCATCGCCGCACTGGCCCGGGACGTCGGCGTGCCGGCGGCGGTCGTGGCCACCTTCGACGACCGACGGTTCGTGTCCTGGACCGCCGCGGCCACCGAACAGGCGTTCGCCAGCGGCATCTCCGGCACCCCGACCGTGCGCATCGACGGCACGACGTTCACCGGCGATCTGTACACCGCCGGCACGCTGACCCGGGCGCTCACCGCGGCCGCGGCGGGGCCGCAGTGA